Proteins encoded together in one [Chlorobium] sp. 445 window:
- a CDS encoding carboxymethylenebutenolidase, giving the protein MHRRAFLLLLVLLIAAIPLQAKVVSKTVTYKSGSDDVSAYLAMPEEKGKYPAVIMIHEWWGLNDWIKDMANALASEGYVVLAVDLYRGKVASKPDEAGALMNGLPKDRATMDLKSAYDYLKTLPEVDIAKVGTIGWCMGGSYSLLAAKELGEKLTACVINYGRVSGDKNELRAVKASVLGIFGAQDRGIPVENVKAFEAALKELGQSVELKIYTNSGHAFMNPNNTRGYNKTDAEDAWKNTLDFLKRTLKS; this is encoded by the coding sequence ATGCACAGACGAGCCTTTTTGCTCCTGCTTGTACTGCTTATAGCAGCAATTCCACTTCAAGCAAAAGTGGTATCAAAAACTGTTACCTATAAGTCGGGCAGCGATGATGTTTCTGCTTATTTAGCTATGCCTGAAGAGAAAGGCAAGTATCCCGCTGTCATTATGATTCATGAGTGGTGGGGCTTGAACGATTGGATAAAAGATATGGCAAATGCTTTGGCGAGCGAAGGCTACGTGGTGTTAGCTGTAGATCTCTATCGTGGAAAAGTTGCCTCAAAACCGGATGAAGCCGGCGCACTAATGAACGGATTACCGAAAGACCGTGCCACAATGGATTTGAAGAGCGCTTATGACTACTTGAAAACTTTACCTGAAGTCGATATTGCTAAAGTTGGAACGATTGGCTGGTGTATGGGTGGGTCGTATTCGCTGCTGGCAGCAAAGGAGTTAGGCGAAAAACTCACGGCTTGCGTTATTAACTACGGACGTGTAAGCGGCGACAAAAACGAGCTGCGCGCTGTCAAAGCCAGTGTGCTGGGCATTTTTGGTGCGCAGGATAGAGGCATCCCTGTTGAAAACGTCAAGGCTTTTGAAGCAGCACTCAAAGAACTTGGTCAGAGTGTGGAGCTAAAAATCTATACTAACTCTGGACATGCGTTTATGAACCCAAATAACACAAGAGGGTATAACAAAACTGATGCAGAGGATGCTTGGAAAAATACGCTGGACTTTCTCAAAAGAACTCTAAAATCATAA
- the bchF gene encoding 2-vinyl bacteriochlorophyllide hydratase produces MPRYTPEQLRIRNSSIWTKVQFILAPIQFVVFIVGFVITLLYYQGIIHDFSLVTIGVLVKTLFLVLLFVTGAIWEKEVFGIWVYSPEFFWEDVGSTIAIIVHFSYFVLAYFNYSTDVLIWSAFAAYLSYVINALQYLVRVWLEKRNERRLKAQGLV; encoded by the coding sequence ATGCCTCGCTACACACCAGAGCAATTACGTATTCGTAACTCTTCAATTTGGACCAAAGTTCAGTTCATCTTAGCTCCGATTCAATTTGTTGTCTTCATTGTCGGCTTTGTCATTACATTGCTCTATTATCAAGGTATCATTCATGATTTTTCGCTTGTTACGATTGGGGTTTTGGTCAAGACGCTTTTTTTAGTGCTGCTTTTTGTTACGGGCGCCATCTGGGAAAAGGAAGTTTTCGGCATCTGGGTTTATTCACCAGAGTTTTTTTGGGAAGATGTAGGTAGCACAATTGCCATCATTGTTCATTTCTCATACTTTGTCTTGGCTTATTTCAACTATTCAACTGATGTTTTGATTTGGTCAGCTTTCGCTGCATATTTGAGTTATGTGATCAATGCGCTGCAATATCTTGTGCGTGTCTGGCTAGAAAAACGCAATGAGCGGCGCTTGAAAGCCCAAGGTCTGGTTTAA
- the bchC gene encoding chlorophyll synthesis pathway protein BchC yields MKSKAVVFTAPEHLELRDVNLRDLEPSDVLVETFWTSISAGTEKMLFMGRLPKMQMTEYPVIPGYETVGKVIKIGSNVPEEYLGKFVYVSGSFGYTDVNAAFGGASQYVVSPYHKTTRLDMLEDVSLGLALPLAATALHIVDLAAVTDKRILVLGEGAVGLLVCDFAKLFNADLVAATDLSDFRLSKSSAHLRINVAHTSLEDALGSMLFDVVIDCTGSMKAIEDSLRFLKMNGTLVLGGYYERIDLAYHFAFMKEIKILAAKQWALGDLDRTLAIMANKVIDFKRIFTHYSSAWNGLAKAYETAFYDSNCLKLALSWKPE; encoded by the coding sequence ATGAAGTCGAAGGCGGTTGTTTTCACTGCGCCTGAGCATCTGGAGTTGCGCGACGTCAATTTGCGCGATCTTGAGCCCAGTGACGTCTTAGTAGAGACTTTTTGGACCTCCATCAGTGCTGGCACAGAGAAAATGCTGTTCATGGGGCGCTTGCCCAAAATGCAGATGACCGAATACCCCGTCATTCCCGGCTATGAAACTGTTGGTAAAGTTATCAAAATTGGCAGCAACGTCCCTGAGGAATACTTAGGTAAGTTTGTCTATGTGTCAGGTTCCTTTGGCTACACTGATGTCAATGCTGCGTTTGGTGGTGCCTCGCAGTATGTGGTCTCACCCTACCACAAAACCACACGCCTCGATATGCTTGAGGATGTTTCGTTAGGACTTGCACTCCCACTTGCCGCTACTGCCTTGCACATTGTTGATTTAGCCGCAGTAACCGATAAACGCATCCTCGTGCTTGGTGAAGGCGCCGTAGGGCTGCTGGTTTGCGACTTTGCAAAACTCTTCAACGCAGACTTGGTTGCTGCCACTGACCTAAGCGATTTTCGGCTTTCCAAATCATCTGCACATTTGCGCATCAATGTCGCCCATACTTCGCTCGAAGACGCCTTAGGCTCTATGCTCTTTGATGTCGTGATTGATTGCACTGGCTCAATGAAAGCGATTGAAGATAGCCTTAGGTTTCTCAAAATGAATGGAACACTTGTTCTTGGCGGCTACTATGAGCGCATTGATTTGGCCTATCACTTCGCGTTTATGAAAGAAATCAAAATTTTAGCCGCTAAGCAATGGGCACTTGGTGACTTAGACCGTACGCTTGCGATTATGGCTAATAAAGTGATTGATTTTAAGCGCATCTTTACGCACTACAGCTCCGCATGGAATGGTCTCGCAAAGGCATATGAAACAGCATTCTACGACAGCAATTGCCTTAAGCTCGCACTTTCTTGGAAGCCCGAATAA
- a CDS encoding GTP cyclohydrolase, whose amino-acid sequence MFVVLYTYSKALEEVDVFRSAHLAFLDKEYAAGHFVVSGRQNPPTGGVLISHLASREQLEDIVRQDPYILNGVATYQVIEFLPAKYAAGFEVFLKQ is encoded by the coding sequence ATGTTTGTTGTGCTTTATACATACTCGAAAGCTCTTGAAGAGGTCGATGTCTTTCGCAGTGCACATCTAGCCTTTTTGGACAAGGAATATGCCGCAGGGCATTTTGTTGTCTCGGGTCGGCAAAATCCACCTACAGGCGGCGTCTTGATTTCACATCTTGCGTCGCGTGAGCAGCTCGAAGATATCGTGCGCCAAGACCCATACATTCTCAATGGCGTGGCTACTTACCAAGTCATTGAGTTCTTGCCTGCCAAATATGCAGCAGGCTTTGAGGTATTCTTGAAGCAATAA
- a CDS encoding UDP-glucose 6-dehydrogenase: MFKISVVGTGYVGLVAGTCFAETGNEVICVDTNEEKVKQLSAGKITIFEPGLEVLFKRNLREGRLRFTTSLADAVQATDLIFLALPTPQGEDGSADLRYVLGVAHEIGKLIRSYKIIVDKSTVPVGTAEKVRAVIAENAKCEFDVVSNPEFLREGVAVDDFLKPERVIIGSSSPRAIEVMKQLYEPFVRQGNPILVMDERSAELTKYAANAMLALKISFMNEISNLCDRVGANVDAVRRGIGTDSRIGKQFLYAGVGYGGSCFPKDVKALIKTAEEYGYDLKIMKSVEQVNDLQKRILIEKIEKHFGGAQNLKGKRFALWGLSFKPNTDDIREAPSLVIIDELLKRGASIAAFDPEAMDNARRIYEGKITFVAKDYDALVDADALIIVTEWNEFRNPDFQKIKSYLRGKVIFDGRNVYDPHKIKQLGFEYYSIGRPIVD; the protein is encoded by the coding sequence ATGTTCAAAATTTCTGTCGTTGGCACGGGGTATGTTGGACTTGTAGCGGGCACTTGCTTTGCTGAAACAGGCAATGAAGTTATCTGCGTCGACACCAATGAAGAGAAAGTCAAGCAGCTTTCTGCTGGTAAGATTACAATTTTTGAGCCCGGCTTAGAAGTGCTCTTCAAACGCAACCTGCGCGAAGGTCGATTGCGTTTTACGACAAGCCTTGCTGATGCGGTCCAAGCCACTGATCTTATTTTTCTTGCCCTGCCTACACCGCAAGGTGAAGATGGCTCTGCCGATTTAAGGTATGTGCTTGGTGTAGCTCATGAGATCGGCAAGCTCATTCGGTCTTACAAAATCATTGTGGATAAATCTACGGTACCTGTTGGCACTGCAGAAAAAGTACGTGCTGTAATTGCTGAAAACGCCAAGTGTGAGTTTGATGTGGTCAGTAACCCTGAATTTTTGCGCGAAGGTGTGGCTGTTGATGACTTTCTTAAGCCAGAGCGCGTAATTATTGGCAGTTCATCACCACGTGCAATTGAGGTCATGAAGCAACTCTATGAGCCCTTTGTCAGGCAAGGCAACCCTATTCTTGTGATGGATGAACGCAGCGCAGAACTCACCAAATATGCTGCTAATGCCATGCTTGCGCTGAAAATTTCATTTATGAATGAAATCTCAAATCTCTGCGATAGAGTTGGCGCTAATGTTGATGCAGTGCGGCGCGGCATTGGTACCGATTCGCGCATCGGCAAGCAATTTCTTTATGCCGGTGTCGGCTATGGCGGCAGTTGCTTTCCCAAAGATGTTAAAGCGCTTATCAAAACCGCAGAAGAATATGGCTATGACTTGAAAATTATGAAATCCGTTGAGCAGGTCAATGACTTGCAAAAGCGCATTTTGATTGAAAAAATTGAAAAGCATTTTGGCGGCGCACAAAACCTCAAAGGCAAGAGATTTGCGCTTTGGGGACTTTCCTTCAAGCCGAACACCGATGACATTCGCGAGGCACCATCGCTTGTTATCATTGATGAACTTTTGAAGCGTGGTGCCAGCATCGCTGCCTTTGACCCCGAAGCTATGGACAATGCACGCAGAATTTATGAAGGTAAAATTACTTTTGTCGCAAAAGACTATGACGCACTCGTAGATGCTGATGCGCTGATTATTGTTACCGAATGGAACGAATTTCGCAACCCTGACTTCCAAAAGATTAAATCTTACCTGCGTGGTAAAGTCATTTTCGATGGACGCAATGTATATGATCCACACAAAATCAAGCAGTTAGGCTTTGAGTATTACAGCATTGGTCGTCCTATTGTGGACTGA